One genomic window of Mustela lutreola isolate mMusLut2 chromosome 14, mMusLut2.pri, whole genome shotgun sequence includes the following:
- the LOC131814602 gene encoding large ribosomal subunit protein uL23-like, with the protein MALKAKKEAPAPPKAEAKAKALKAKKAVLKGVHSHKKKKIRTSPTFRRPKTLRLRRQPKYPRKSARRRNKLDHYAIIKFPLTTESAMKKIEDNNTLVFIVDVKANKHQIKQAVKKLYDIDVAKVNTLIRPDGEKKAYVRLAPDYDALDVANKIGII; encoded by the coding sequence ATGGCGCTgaaagctaagaaggaagcccctgcccctcccaaagccgaagccaaagcaaaggctttgaaagccaagaaagcggtgctgaaaggcgtccacagtcacaaaaaaaagaagatccgcaCATCACCTACGTTCCGACGACCCAAGACTCTGCGTCTCCGAAGGCAACCCAAATACCCTCGAAAGAGTGCCCgcaggagaaacaagcttgaccactatgccatcatcaagttccccctgactactgagtcagccatgaagaaaatagaagacaacaacacacttgtgttcattgtggatgtcaaggccaacaagcaccagatcaaacaggctgtgaagaagctctatgacattgatgtagccaaggtcaacaccttaatcaggcctgatggagagaagaaggcatacgttcggctggcccctgactatgatgctttggatgttgccaacaaaattgggatcatctaa